A DNA window from Zingiber officinale cultivar Zhangliang chromosome 3A, Zo_v1.1, whole genome shotgun sequence contains the following coding sequences:
- the LOC122052926 gene encoding cis-3-alkyl-4-alkyloxetan-2-one decarboxylase-like isoform X2, whose product MDLMSNLENFDGLLEKLMADAGYHCFAPDWIGFGFSDKPQPGYGFSYTENEFHKVLDELLGTLNIRSPFFLVVQGFLVGSYGLTWALNNSSKISKLVILNSPLANSSPLPGLFQKLRIPLYGEFTCQNAIIAERFIEAGSPYVLKSEKADVYRLPYLSSGGPGFALLEAARKANFADVLSRIVTGFSFNSWDKPVLVAWGVADKHLKFSEAEEFQKGNPDAVEIMKIEGAGHMPQEDWPEKTVNALKAFL is encoded by the exons ATGGCTGATGCTGGTTACCATTGCTTTGCCCCTGATTGGATAGGATTTGGTTTCAGTGATAAACCTCAACCAGGCTATGGATTTTCATATACAG AAAATGAATTCCACAAGGTACTTGATGAGCTTCTTGGCACACTCAATATACGCTCACCTTTCTTCTTGGTTGTTCAG GGATTCCTTGTTGGttcatatggattgacttgggcTTTGAATAACTCGAGCAAGATTTCCAAGCTTGTGATTCTTAATAGTCCATTGGCCAATTCATCTCCTTTACCTGGATTGTTTCAGAAATTAAG GATCCCTCTTTATGGTGAATTTACATGTCAGAATGCAATTATAGCTGAGCGATTCATTGAAGCTGGTAGCCC ATATGTCTTGAAGTCAGAAAAGGCTGATGTGTATCGATTGCCGTATCTTTCAAGTGGTGGACCTGGATTTG CATTGTTAGAAGCAGCAAGGAAAGCAAACTTTGCAGATGTATTAAGTCGGATAGTTACTGGATTTTCATTCAATAG TTGGGACAAACCTGTTTTGGTTGCATGGGGAGTGGCAGACAAGCATCTCAAATTTTCAGAAGCAGAAGAATTTCAAAAGGGAAATCCTGATGCTGTAGAGATAATGAAAATAGAAGGAGCTGGTCATATGCCACAGGAGGACTG GCCGGAGAAAACTGTcaatgctctaaaagcttttttGTGA